A window of the Haloarcula litorea genome harbors these coding sequences:
- a CDS encoding PAS domain-containing sensor histidine kinase, giving the protein MGDADTRYRVLFADGDRRLDDLGGALTEHGFDVTRGPGADTLAGTDTDGYDLVVVPHDETTEPSVDGVAGVRAALSAVDCPVVLYAVGYPGADVAADAMDAGAADAVFVPPRRGELLATRFRRVAADDEALGDRERALDDFFEHFPEDVFVKDAAGRFAVGSHETTEPQGYDREQLRGLTDYEMFPPDLADALYEQERRIREEEDPEINVVEHYTEDGEERWVSSTKVPRYDDDGEVVGIVGNARDVTRLRRRERLVARLHEASRDLMHAATRPDVAREATALSADLSGLPTGQVVLYDGTTLRPTDGRAPDVFERHERWFWRAFETGEAQYVATDADGRATQTDTADPEEIDAVVLPLGDHGALGMRVVDAVDEFTLDLANILAATVAAALDRAGREQELRERERELQRQNERLEEFATMVSHDLRNPLQVALGAVEMLDGDPDHAERIETALEHMDRLVDELLTLARQGEIVGERVPVDLTELAETAWANVDAGEATLELDDPGRVVADEDRLRELFENLFCVVLRKTDRDAVTVRVGRLGTDGIYIEHVHGSIPTDVHDPLPTQPLDTDDWSEYGRYIVSTIAEAYGWDVTTTHGDHARFEITGVDVR; this is encoded by the coding sequence ATGGGAGACGCCGACACCCGCTACCGGGTCCTGTTCGCCGACGGTGATCGGCGACTGGACGACCTGGGCGGGGCACTGACAGAGCACGGATTCGACGTGACCCGTGGCCCCGGCGCGGACACGCTCGCCGGGACCGATACCGACGGGTACGACCTTGTGGTCGTCCCGCACGACGAGACGACGGAGCCGTCCGTCGACGGCGTGGCCGGCGTCCGGGCGGCGCTGTCGGCCGTCGACTGTCCGGTGGTCCTGTACGCCGTCGGCTACCCGGGGGCCGACGTCGCGGCCGACGCGATGGACGCCGGCGCGGCGGACGCGGTGTTCGTCCCGCCACGCCGGGGGGAGCTGCTGGCGACGCGGTTCCGCCGTGTGGCGGCGGACGACGAGGCGCTCGGCGACCGCGAACGCGCCCTCGACGACTTCTTCGAACACTTCCCCGAGGACGTGTTCGTCAAGGACGCCGCCGGGCGGTTCGCCGTCGGGAGCCACGAGACGACCGAGCCACAGGGGTACGACCGCGAGCAGCTGCGGGGACTGACCGACTACGAGATGTTCCCGCCCGACCTCGCCGACGCCCTCTACGAACAGGAGCGGCGCATCCGCGAGGAGGAAGACCCCGAGATCAACGTCGTCGAGCACTACACGGAAGACGGCGAGGAGCGGTGGGTCTCCTCGACGAAGGTCCCCCGGTACGACGACGACGGCGAGGTGGTCGGGATCGTCGGCAACGCCCGCGACGTGACGCGACTGCGCCGGCGCGAGCGGCTGGTCGCCCGCCTCCACGAGGCCAGTCGGGACCTGATGCACGCCGCGACCAGGCCCGACGTCGCCCGCGAGGCGACGGCGCTGTCGGCGGACCTCTCGGGCCTCCCGACCGGGCAGGTGGTGCTGTACGACGGGACCACGCTCCGACCGACCGACGGCCGGGCACCGGACGTGTTCGAGCGCCACGAGCGGTGGTTCTGGCGGGCCTTCGAGACCGGCGAGGCACAGTACGTCGCGACCGACGCCGACGGCCGGGCGACACAGACCGACACCGCCGACCCGGAGGAGATCGACGCGGTCGTGCTCCCGCTCGGGGACCACGGGGCGCTGGGGATGCGCGTCGTCGACGCCGTCGACGAGTTCACGCTGGACCTCGCCAACATCCTCGCGGCGACGGTGGCGGCGGCGCTGGACCGGGCCGGCCGCGAGCAGGAACTCCGCGAGCGCGAACGGGAGCTGCAGCGACAGAACGAGCGGTTAGAGGAGTTCGCGACGATGGTGAGCCACGACCTCCGGAACCCGCTGCAGGTGGCGCTCGGTGCCGTCGAGATGCTCGACGGCGACCCGGACCACGCCGAGCGCATCGAGACCGCCCTGGAACACATGGACCGGCTCGTCGACGAACTGCTGACGCTGGCTCGCCAGGGCGAGATCGTCGGCGAGCGGGTCCCGGTCGACCTGACCGAGCTGGCGGAGACGGCGTGGGCGAACGTCGACGCGGGCGAGGCCACCCTGGAACTCGACGACCCCGGGCGGGTGGTCGCGGACGAGGATCGGCTCCGGGAACTGTTCGAGAACCTCTTCTGTGTCGTCCTGCGCAAGACCGACCGGGACGCGGTGACGGTCCGCGTCGGCCGGCTCGGGACCGACGGCATCTACATCGAACACGTCCACGGCTCGATCCCCACCGACGTCCACGACCCGCTCCCGACCCAGCCGCTGGACACCGACGACTGGTCCGAGTACGGTCGCTACATCGTCTCGACCATCGCGGAGGCGTACGGGTGGGACGTGACCACGACCCACGGCGACCACGCCCGGTTCGAGATAACGGGGGTCGACGTGCGGTGA
- a CDS encoding PAS domain-containing sensor histidine kinase, with translation MTDDLAVTCVDPDGRLAPVVGALRDRPAITVAVVDDVGGVAGTDPDCCVLLHAPSTASLSAVDGLAALDRLRTAHPDCPAAVYAPDPDSMPTTTRAFTHEVLDRGGDAAMAMAPEREDLIVRRIEQVAGRERHFQSDDDLLESLLESFPHQIFIKDDAGRFADVSAVTADEYGFDREQLRGLTDYELLPRTLAAELYEEEQEIMASGEPVLNKVEHFVDESGHSRWVSTTKAPRYDEAGAVAGIVGGTREVTAEKRHEHMVRAVHEASRDLVHAKDRTEVGEVTVAIAENVPALPRVQIALADEAGDGLDPVDSVEDRDVYRQYAEWYDAAYERGTDLFVVDGGDDAVASFDAAQRPVAALLPVGDHGVFGVTTGEGTVDEFTLDLSRILAANVEGALDRAARERELERQNERLEEFASIVSHDLRNPLSVASAYVELAKDDPQRIYLEKADDALDRMGQLTDELLTLAKKGQAVGDTEPVRLSAALREARETVADPALTVRTGDLGTVVADRSRLVELLENLLRNCLDHAATDGEVTVTVEPLPEGFAVADDGPGVPESEREAVFEMGYTDSDDGTGYGLYIVETIARAHGWSVRVTESEAGGARFEFTGVDAT, from the coding sequence GTGACGGACGACCTCGCCGTCACCTGCGTCGACCCGGACGGGCGGCTCGCCCCCGTGGTCGGGGCGCTCCGGGACCGGCCGGCGATCACCGTCGCCGTCGTCGACGACGTGGGCGGCGTCGCCGGCACCGACCCCGACTGCTGTGTCCTGTTGCACGCGCCCTCGACGGCGTCGCTGTCGGCCGTCGACGGCCTCGCGGCCCTCGATCGGCTGCGGACCGCCCACCCGGACTGTCCCGCGGCGGTGTACGCACCCGACCCGGACTCGATGCCGACCACGACCCGGGCGTTCACCCACGAGGTCCTCGACCGCGGCGGCGACGCGGCGATGGCGATGGCTCCCGAACGCGAGGACCTCATCGTCCGGCGAATCGAGCAGGTCGCGGGCCGCGAGCGGCACTTCCAGTCCGACGACGACCTGCTGGAGTCGCTGCTGGAGTCGTTCCCCCACCAGATCTTCATCAAGGACGACGCCGGCCGGTTCGCCGACGTCAGCGCCGTCACCGCCGACGAGTACGGGTTCGACCGCGAGCAGCTGCGCGGCCTGACCGACTACGAACTGCTCCCGCGGACGCTGGCCGCGGAGCTCTACGAGGAGGAACAGGAGATCATGGCCTCCGGCGAACCGGTGCTCAACAAGGTCGAGCACTTCGTCGACGAGTCGGGCCACAGCCGCTGGGTCTCGACGACGAAGGCCCCCCGGTACGACGAGGCGGGCGCGGTCGCCGGTATCGTCGGCGGGACCCGCGAGGTGACGGCGGAGAAGCGCCACGAACACATGGTCAGGGCCGTCCACGAGGCCAGCCGGGACCTCGTCCACGCGAAAGACCGGACGGAGGTCGGCGAGGTGACCGTCGCCATCGCCGAGAACGTCCCGGCCCTGCCCCGCGTCCAGATCGCGCTGGCCGACGAGGCCGGCGACGGGCTCGACCCCGTCGACAGCGTCGAGGACCGCGACGTCTACCGCCAGTACGCCGAGTGGTACGACGCCGCCTACGAGCGGGGCACCGACCTGTTCGTCGTCGACGGCGGCGACGACGCCGTCGCGTCCTTCGACGCAGCCCAGCGCCCGGTGGCGGCCCTGCTCCCGGTCGGCGACCACGGCGTCTTCGGCGTGACGACCGGCGAGGGGACCGTCGACGAGTTCACGCTGGACCTGTCGCGCATCCTCGCCGCCAACGTCGAGGGGGCGCTGGACCGGGCGGCCCGCGAGCGGGAACTGGAGCGGCAAAACGAGCGGTTGGAGGAGTTCGCCAGCATCGTCAGTCACGATCTCCGAAACCCCCTGTCGGTCGCCAGCGCCTACGTCGAACTCGCGAAGGACGACCCACAGCGGATCTACCTGGAGAAGGCCGACGACGCCCTCGACCGGATGGGTCAGCTCACCGACGAACTGCTCACCCTCGCGAAGAAGGGGCAGGCCGTCGGCGACACCGAGCCGGTCCGGCTGTCGGCCGCGCTCCGGGAGGCCCGCGAGACCGTCGCGGACCCGGCGCTGACCGTCCGGACGGGCGACCTCGGCACCGTCGTCGCCGACCGCTCGCGGCTGGTCGAGCTGCTGGAGAACCTCCTCCGGAACTGCCTCGACCACGCCGCGACCGACGGCGAGGTGACGGTCACGGTCGAACCGCTGCCGGAGGGGTTCGCCGTCGCCGACGACGGCCCGGGGGTCCCCGAGTCCGAGCGCGAGGCGGTCTTCGAGATGGGGTACACCGACAGCGACGACGGCACCGGCTACGGGCTGTACATCGTCGAGACCATCGCCCGGGCGCACGGCTGGTCGGTCCGGGTCACGGAGAGCGAGGCGGGCGGCGCGCGCTTCGAGTTCACCGGCGTCGACGCGACCTAG
- a CDS encoding cation diffusion facilitator family transporter, producing MAGSKSVVLAALVANGAIAVLKFFGFLLTGSAAMLSETYHSISDTGNQVFLLIGIRYSGREADRRHPFGYGKAQFFYSFLVSVFLFGIAGWESAKHGWSELTSGGHGGGGHAGEAVEFLFFSFQPPAWLDPLSVNYTVLLGAFAFETWALYKARAEMQRQIERNDWSGYREAFRKTSDVTTLTALTEDTIALAGIVIALVGLFLEQFTGNPFFDRISALLIGIMLMGFALALAWQNKRLLLGESLPRDETRRLRQVVTDHEQVAGIVDFRTVYFGPNEVIVSADVAFVPGLSTSELDAAITEIEDALKATNGDIRTVYIEPETQTEAQS from the coding sequence ATGGCTGGCAGCAAATCGGTCGTCCTCGCCGCCCTCGTCGCCAACGGGGCCATCGCCGTCCTGAAGTTCTTCGGGTTCCTCCTGACGGGCAGCGCCGCGATGCTGTCGGAGACGTACCACAGCATCTCCGACACCGGCAACCAGGTGTTCCTCCTCATCGGCATCCGGTACAGCGGTCGGGAGGCCGACCGTCGACACCCCTTCGGCTACGGGAAGGCACAGTTCTTCTACAGCTTCCTCGTCTCCGTGTTCCTGTTCGGCATCGCCGGCTGGGAGAGCGCCAAACACGGGTGGAGCGAACTGACGAGCGGCGGGCACGGCGGGGGCGGCCACGCCGGCGAGGCCGTCGAGTTCCTCTTTTTCAGCTTCCAGCCGCCGGCGTGGCTGGACCCGCTGTCGGTCAACTACACCGTCCTGCTGGGCGCGTTCGCCTTCGAGACGTGGGCGCTGTACAAGGCCCGCGCCGAGATGCAGCGACAGATCGAGCGCAACGACTGGTCGGGCTACCGCGAGGCGTTCCGCAAGACCAGCGACGTGACGACCCTGACCGCGCTGACGGAGGACACCATCGCGCTGGCCGGCATCGTCATCGCCCTCGTGGGCCTGTTCCTCGAACAGTTCACCGGCAACCCCTTCTTCGACCGGATCTCCGCGCTGCTGATCGGGATCATGCTGATGGGCTTTGCCCTGGCGCTGGCCTGGCAGAACAAGCGGCTGCTGCTGGGCGAGAGCCTGCCGAGAGACGAGACGCGCCGCCTCAGGCAGGTCGTCACCGACCACGAGCAGGTCGCCGGCATCGTCGACTTCCGGACCGTCTACTTCGGGCCCAACGAGGTGATCGTCTCCGCCGACGTGGCCTTCGTCCCGGGCCTGTCGACGAGCGAGCTGGACGCCGCCATCACCGAGATCGAGGACGCGCTCAAGGCGACGAACGGCGACATCCGGACGGTGTACATCGAGCCCGAGACACAGACGGAGGCTCAGTCGTAG
- a CDS encoding DNA polymerase II large subunit codes for MREADEQYFDRLETELDRAMDVAGRARKRGGDPEPEVEIPTARDMADRVENILGIEGVAERVRELEGEMSREEAALELVEDFVDGSVGDYDTREGKVEGAVRTAVALLTEGVVAAPIEGIDRVELLQNDDGTEFINVYYAGPIRSAGGTAQALSVLVADYARALLGIDQYKARDDEIGRYAEEIDLYDQETGLQYTPKEKESKFIAEHMPIMLDGEATGDEEVSGYRDLERVDSNAARGGMCLVLAEGIALKAPKIQRYTRDLEEVDWPWLQDLIDGTIGESEAEDDEGGEDGEDEDAGDADSDDTADEPERSGPPRVDPAKKYLRDLIAGRPVFSHPSKPGGFRLRYGRARNHGFATAGVHPATMHLVDDFLATGTQIKTERPGKAAGVVPVDTIEGPTVRLANGEVRRIDDPEEALEVRNGVEKILDLGEYLVNYGEFVENNHPLAPASYTVEWWEQDLAAAGADVQAMRDDPAVDLADPSADEALHWATEYDAPLHPAYTYLWHDVTVEQFTALADAVERGEVAAADGAVVEGGDDAAVPDGELVLPRTGPVETALEHLLVEHTRADDRLIVPDWVPLVRTLGFDRSLDRDWDPEDLSDHARTYGEQEASDAIGYVDDELGETAGRNAVEAVNEIAPFEVRERAPTRIGNRMGRPEKSERRDLSPAVHTLYPIGEAGGAQRSVAEATKHADSMSETPGRVDAEVARRRCPDCGTETHEARCPDCDAVAETVYVCPDCEAEVEPDESGRAECDRCETLASPTQTKELDLQRTYREALQAVGERETAFDTLKAVKGLSSEEKLPEPMEKGVLRAKHGVSSFKDGTVRYDMTDLPVTAVRPAELDVEPERLRHLGYETDVHGDPLRHDDQLVELKVQDVVLSDGAAEHMLKTAAFVDDLLEQYYGLEPYYDLDDREDLVGELVFGMAPHTSAATVGRVVGFTTAAVGYAHPYFHAAKRRNCDGDEDCVMLLMDGLLNFSKKYLPDKRGGQMDAPLVMSSRIDPSEIDDEAHNMDIMERYPRDFYEATRELTDPAEVEEIMTIAEETLGTDREYTDFRHTHDTTDIAAGPDLSAYKTLGSMEDKMDAQLSISRKLRAVVESDVAERIIEYHFLPDLIGNLRAFSRQEVRCLDCGESYRRMPLTGDCRECGGRVNLTVHEGSVNKYIDTAIRVAEEFGARDYTKQRLKILERSIESVFENDHNKQSGIADFM; via the coding sequence ATGCGGGAGGCCGACGAACAGTACTTCGACCGGCTGGAGACGGAACTCGACCGAGCGATGGACGTCGCCGGGCGGGCTCGCAAGCGCGGCGGCGACCCCGAGCCCGAGGTCGAGATCCCGACCGCTCGGGACATGGCCGACCGCGTCGAGAACATCCTCGGGATCGAGGGGGTCGCCGAGCGGGTGCGGGAGCTGGAGGGGGAGATGTCCCGCGAGGAGGCCGCGTTGGAGCTGGTCGAGGACTTCGTCGACGGCAGCGTCGGCGACTACGACACCCGCGAGGGGAAGGTCGAGGGCGCGGTCAGGACCGCCGTCGCCCTGCTGACCGAGGGCGTGGTCGCCGCCCCCATCGAGGGGATCGACCGCGTGGAGCTGCTTCAGAACGACGACGGGACGGAGTTCATCAACGTCTACTACGCCGGCCCGATCCGCTCGGCCGGCGGGACCGCACAGGCCCTCTCCGTGCTGGTCGCGGACTACGCCCGCGCACTGCTTGGCATCGACCAGTACAAGGCCCGCGACGACGAGATCGGCCGCTACGCGGAGGAGATCGACCTCTACGACCAGGAGACCGGGCTCCAGTACACGCCCAAGGAGAAGGAGTCGAAGTTCATCGCCGAGCACATGCCGATCATGCTGGACGGGGAGGCGACCGGCGACGAGGAGGTGTCGGGCTACCGGGACCTCGAACGGGTCGACTCCAACGCCGCCCGCGGAGGGATGTGCCTCGTTCTCGCGGAGGGGATCGCGCTGAAGGCCCCGAAGATCCAGCGGTACACCCGCGACCTCGAGGAGGTCGACTGGCCGTGGCTCCAGGACCTCATCGACGGGACCATCGGTGAGAGCGAGGCCGAGGACGACGAGGGCGGCGAAGACGGCGAGGACGAGGACGCCGGGGACGCGGACAGCGACGACACGGCGGACGAACCCGAGCGGTCGGGGCCGCCCCGCGTCGACCCCGCCAAGAAGTACCTCCGGGACCTCATCGCCGGCCGGCCGGTGTTCTCCCACCCCTCGAAGCCGGGCGGCTTCCGCCTGCGGTACGGCCGGGCGCGCAACCACGGGTTCGCGACCGCGGGAGTCCACCCGGCGACGATGCACCTCGTCGACGACTTCCTCGCGACCGGCACCCAGATCAAGACCGAGCGGCCCGGGAAGGCCGCCGGCGTCGTCCCCGTCGACACCATCGAGGGGCCCACCGTGCGCCTCGCCAACGGCGAGGTCCGCCGCATCGACGACCCCGAAGAGGCCCTCGAAGTCAGGAACGGCGTCGAGAAGATCCTCGATCTGGGCGAGTACCTCGTCAACTACGGGGAGTTCGTCGAGAACAACCACCCGCTCGCGCCGGCCTCCTACACCGTCGAGTGGTGGGAGCAGGACCTCGCCGCCGCTGGCGCGGACGTGCAGGCGATGCGGGACGACCCGGCCGTCGACCTCGCCGACCCCAGCGCCGACGAGGCGTTGCACTGGGCCACGGAGTACGACGCGCCGCTGCACCCGGCGTACACCTACCTCTGGCACGACGTGACCGTCGAGCAGTTCACGGCGCTGGCCGACGCGGTCGAGCGGGGGGAGGTCGCCGCCGCGGACGGGGCCGTGGTGGAGGGCGGCGACGACGCGGCGGTTCCCGACGGCGAGCTCGTCCTCCCGCGGACCGGACCGGTCGAGACCGCGCTCGAACACCTCCTCGTCGAGCACACCCGGGCCGACGACCGGCTGATCGTCCCCGACTGGGTGCCGCTGGTCCGGACGCTCGGGTTCGATCGGTCCCTCGACCGGGACTGGGACCCCGAGGACCTCTCTGACCACGCCCGCACCTACGGCGAGCAGGAGGCCAGCGACGCCATCGGCTACGTCGACGACGAACTGGGCGAGACGGCGGGCCGCAACGCCGTCGAGGCCGTCAACGAGATCGCGCCGTTCGAGGTCCGCGAGCGGGCTCCCACGCGGATCGGCAACCGGATGGGCCGCCCGGAGAAGTCGGAACGCCGGGACCTCTCGCCGGCGGTCCACACGCTCTACCCCATCGGCGAGGCCGGCGGTGCCCAGCGGTCGGTCGCCGAGGCCACCAAGCACGCGGACTCGATGAGCGAGACGCCGGGCCGGGTCGACGCCGAGGTGGCCCGCCGCCGCTGTCCCGACTGCGGGACCGAGACCCACGAGGCCCGCTGTCCCGACTGCGACGCCGTCGCCGAGACGGTGTACGTCTGTCCGGACTGCGAGGCGGAGGTCGAGCCCGACGAGTCCGGCCGCGCGGAGTGTGACCGCTGCGAGACGCTGGCCTCCCCGACCCAGACGAAGGAGCTGGACCTCCAGCGGACCTACCGGGAGGCCCTGCAGGCCGTCGGCGAGCGCGAGACGGCCTTCGACACGCTGAAAGCGGTCAAGGGGCTCTCCTCCGAGGAGAAACTGCCCGAGCCGATGGAGAAGGGCGTCCTCCGGGCGAAACACGGCGTCTCGTCGTTCAAGGACGGCACCGTCCGCTACGATATGACCGACCTCCCCGTGACGGCGGTCCGGCCCGCCGAACTCGACGTCGAGCCCGAGCGCCTGCGCCACCTCGGCTACGAGACGGACGTCCACGGCGACCCGCTGCGCCACGACGACCAGCTGGTCGAGCTGAAGGTCCAGGACGTGGTGCTCTCGGACGGCGCGGCCGAGCACATGCTCAAGACCGCCGCCTTCGTCGACGACCTGCTCGAGCAGTACTACGGGCTGGAGCCGTACTACGACCTCGACGACCGCGAGGACCTGGTCGGGGAACTCGTCTTCGGGATGGCCCCACACACCAGCGCGGCGACGGTCGGCAGAGTCGTCGGGTTCACGACGGCGGCGGTCGGCTACGCGCATCCGTACTTTCACGCCGCGAAACGGCGCAACTGCGACGGCGACGAGGACTGCGTGATGCTCCTGATGGACGGCCTGCTCAACTTCAGCAAGAAGTACCTCCCCGACAAGCGCGGCGGTCAGATGGACGCGCCGCTGGTGATGTCCTCGCGCATCGACCCCAGCGAGATCGACGACGAGGCCCACAATATGGACATTATGGAGCGGTACCCCCGGGATTTCTACGAGGCGACCCGGGAGCTGACCGACCCCGCCGAGGTCGAGGAGATCATGACCATCGCCGAGGAGACGCTGGGGACCGACCGGGAGTACACGGACTTCCGGCACACCCACGACACGACGGACATCGCGGCCGGGCCGGACCTCTCGGCGTACAAGACGCTGGGGTCGATGGAGGACAAGATGGACGCCCAGCTGTCGATCTCCCGGAAGCTGCGGGCCGTCGTCGAGTCCGACGTCGCCGAGCGCATCATCGAGTACCACTTCCTGCCGGACCTGATCGGGAACCTCCGGGCGTTCTCCCGCCAGGAGGTGCGCTGTCTGGACTGCGGGGAGTCCTACCGGCGGATGCCCCTGACCGGCGACTGCCGGGAGTGTGGCGGCCGCGTGAACCTCACCGTCCACGAGGGGTCGGTCAACAAGTACATCGACACGGCCATCCGCGTCGCCGAGGAGTTCGGGGCCCGCGACTACACGAAACAGCGGCTGAAGATCCTCGAGCGGTCCATCGAGTCCGTCTTCGAGAACGACCACAACAAGCAGTCCGGCATCGCGGACTTCATGTAG
- a CDS encoding PPC domain-containing DNA-binding protein yields the protein MDYREVDTASEYVCRLAHGADWRSEIEGLADDEDIDAAFFYGLGAVQDAEVWFYDQDRCEYDAVTFDEPLEVAACVGNVAWLDGERFAHTHAVCSRPDGTALAGHLNAATVWAGEVYVRAFDTRLERDHDDATDLDLWEP from the coding sequence ATGGATTATCGGGAGGTCGACACCGCCTCGGAGTACGTCTGCCGACTGGCCCACGGCGCGGACTGGCGGAGCGAGATCGAGGGACTCGCCGACGACGAGGACATCGACGCGGCCTTCTTCTACGGACTCGGCGCGGTGCAGGACGCGGAGGTGTGGTTCTACGACCAGGACCGCTGTGAGTACGACGCCGTCACCTTCGACGAGCCCCTGGAGGTCGCGGCCTGCGTCGGCAACGTCGCCTGGCTGGACGGCGAGCGGTTCGCCCACACCCACGCCGTCTGCTCGCGGCCCGACGGGACCGCGCTGGCGGGCCACCTGAACGCGGCGACGGTGTGGGCCGGCGAGGTGTACGTCCGGGCGTTCGACACGCGCCTCGAACGCGACCACGACGACGCGACGGACCTGGACCTCTGGGAGCCGTAG
- the serA gene encoding phosphoglycerate dehydrogenase encodes MKVLVTDPIADAGLARLREAGYEVETAYDVEGDALLDAVADAHGLIVRSGTEVTEEVLAAAENLVIVGRAGIGVDNIDIEAATDHGVIVANAPEGNVRAAAEHSVAMAFATARSIPQAHNLLKQGQWAKSEFLGTEVNNKTLGVVGFGRVGQEVAKRLGNLGMDIVTFDPYISEERAKQFGADLVDDLEDCLARADFVTIHTPLTSETENMIGEEELAQLEGGYVVNCARGGIVDEPALAEAVEDGILKGAALDVFGEEPLPEDSPLLDVEDVIVTPHLGASTEAAQENVATSTADQVVAAFNGEPVANALNAPSLDEATFDRVAPYLDLADTAGRIAVQLFDGHMSSVEVTYAGDIAQEDVEYVTASALKGVFAPSELQVNAVNAPQIAEERGIDVTESKTSTARDYQSLITVTVSDGAESVSVRGTQFGDDEARIVSIDDHRIEAVPHGHMLVVRNKDEPGTIGFVGTVLGEHDINIAGMFNSREVVGGEALSVYNLDEPPTAEVTERLNADDRIISTTYVALGDE; translated from the coding sequence ATGAAGGTACTCGTCACGGACCCCATCGCCGACGCGGGCCTCGCACGCCTGCGCGAGGCGGGCTACGAGGTCGAGACAGCCTACGACGTCGAGGGCGACGCGCTGCTCGACGCGGTCGCCGACGCCCACGGCCTCATCGTCCGCTCGGGGACGGAGGTCACGGAGGAGGTACTTGCCGCCGCCGAGAACCTCGTCATCGTCGGCCGGGCCGGCATCGGCGTCGACAACATCGACATCGAGGCCGCCACGGACCACGGCGTCATCGTCGCCAACGCCCCGGAGGGCAACGTCCGGGCCGCCGCGGAACACAGCGTCGCGATGGCCTTCGCCACCGCCCGTTCCATCCCGCAGGCCCACAACCTGCTGAAACAGGGCCAGTGGGCGAAGAGTGAGTTCCTCGGCACCGAGGTCAACAACAAGACTCTCGGCGTGGTGGGCTTCGGCCGCGTCGGCCAGGAGGTGGCCAAGCGGCTGGGCAACCTGGGGATGGACATCGTCACGTTCGACCCCTACATCAGCGAGGAGCGCGCGAAGCAGTTCGGTGCCGACCTCGTCGACGACCTCGAGGACTGTCTCGCGAGAGCGGACTTCGTCACCATCCACACGCCGCTGACCTCGGAGACCGAGAACATGATCGGCGAGGAGGAGCTCGCCCAGCTCGAGGGCGGCTACGTCGTCAACTGCGCCCGCGGCGGCATCGTCGACGAGCCGGCGCTGGCCGAGGCCGTCGAGGACGGCATCCTCAAGGGCGCGGCCCTGGACGTCTTCGGCGAGGAGCCCCTGCCCGAGGACAGCCCGCTGCTCGACGTCGAGGACGTCATCGTCACGCCCCACCTGGGCGCGTCCACGGAGGCCGCCCAGGAGAACGTCGCCACGTCGACGGCCGATCAGGTGGTCGCCGCGTTCAACGGCGAGCCGGTCGCAAACGCCCTGAACGCCCCGTCGCTGGACGAGGCGACCTTCGACCGCGTCGCCCCGTACCTCGACCTGGCCGACACCGCCGGCCGCATCGCGGTCCAGCTGTTCGACGGCCACATGTCCTCCGTCGAGGTGACCTACGCCGGCGACATCGCACAGGAGGACGTCGAGTACGTCACCGCGAGCGCGCTGAAGGGCGTGTTCGCGCCGTCGGAACTGCAGGTCAACGCCGTCAACGCCCCCCAGATCGCCGAGGAGCGGGGCATCGACGTCACCGAGTCCAAGACCAGCACCGCGCGGGACTACCAGAGCCTCATCACCGTCACCGTCTCGGACGGCGCGGAGTCGGTCTCGGTCCGCGGGACCCAGTTCGGCGACGACGAGGCCCGCATCGTCAGCATCGACGACCACCGCATCGAGGCCGTCCCGCACGGGCACATGCTCGTCGTCCGCAACAAGGACGAGCCGGGCACCATCGGCTTCGTGGGGACGGTGCTTGGCGAACACGACATCAACATCGCCGGGATGTTCAACAGCCGGGAGGTCGTCGGCGGGGAGGCCCTGTCGGTGTACAACCTCGACGAGCCCCCGACCGCCGAGGTGACCGAGCGGCTGAACGCCGACGACCGCATCATCTCGACGACCTACGTCGCACTCGGCGACGAGTAG
- a CDS encoding metallophosphoesterase: protein MLTVVADTHGRDDHRLAGRTLAAVAAADRVVHAGDFTTETVLDAVASEAESLTAVHGNNDPPAVRERLPDTATLRWRDQTVVVAHGHEHSETALGMLARQEAADLVVVGHSHRPEIRDLDGAVLLNPGSYAEPRRYRPAHAELDADDERVRARLRSPDGTTFSTVTWER from the coding sequence ATGCTCACCGTCGTCGCGGACACGCACGGGAGAGACGACCACCGACTGGCGGGCCGGACGCTCGCCGCCGTCGCGGCGGCCGACCGCGTCGTCCACGCCGGCGACTTCACCACAGAGACTGTCCTCGACGCCGTCGCGAGCGAGGCCGAGAGCCTCACCGCGGTCCACGGCAACAACGACCCGCCCGCGGTGCGCGAGCGCCTGCCCGACACCGCGACACTGCGCTGGCGGGACCAGACCGTCGTCGTCGCCCACGGCCACGAGCACTCGGAGACGGCACTGGGGATGCTCGCGCGACAGGAGGCGGCCGACCTCGTCGTGGTCGGCCACTCACACCGGCCCGAGATCCGCGACCTCGACGGGGCAGTGCTGCTGAATCCGGGGAGCTACGCCGAGCCACGCCGGTACCGCCCGGCCCACGCCGAACTCGACGCGGACGACGAACGGGTGCGTGCACGGCTGCGGTCCCCGGACGGGACCACCTTCTCGACGGTCACCTGGGAACGGTGA